A genomic window from Bacteroidota bacterium includes:
- a CDS encoding PQQ-binding-like beta-propeller repeat protein: protein MSLVEHKKIGVNVKLWNSIAVIAGVFAFLICFLVIANYIQINRLDPVNTEAINTLVKRLSENPNDEALRNEIRALDLLVRKAYFTNQWQVRAGGYILLFSIAVMLIAIQIVRTTTPINPIIDESVTENDQLFKKLSRKWISIGGGAIVVIALILAFLTHDKLEKTFKEAAIIASTNEPEHTEETPNRKVNTTLVEEKTNEGEVVNQASDVQPNDKSEVENVAVTETPSAKTNIPIEAASIPDFVLEARKNFPSFRGANGLGIAYQKNIPTNWDGPSNQNILWKTKTNLKGYNSPIIWGDKLFLTGANKQTREVYCYNKNTGALLWTKIVDKIPGSPGTGPDVTEDTGQAAPTATADGKNVYAIFANGDIIAIDFSGKQVWAKNLGVPQNHYGHSSSLLVYGDKVIVQYDQGKSPRVMALSTQTGAELWSTTRQVKISWASPVIINRGNQAEVVLIADPSIAGYDIQTGKELWKIDCIYGEVGPSVAYSDGIVFGLNEYASLVAIGGGNDPKVIWEDFDYLSDVPSPVATKDLLFVVTSYGVVVCHNAKTGEKYWEHEFDNGFYASPIIVEDKIYLIDRDGIMRIYKASKEFELIGEPALGESVVSSPAFADGQIFVRTEDHLFCISKGN from the coding sequence ATGAGTTTAGTTGAGCATAAAAAAATAGGAGTTAATGTTAAACTCTGGAATTCGATAGCCGTCATTGCCGGTGTGTTTGCATTCTTGATTTGTTTTTTGGTCATTGCCAATTACATACAAATAAACCGTCTTGATCCGGTAAATACGGAAGCCATCAATACTTTGGTTAAACGGTTAAGTGAAAATCCAAACGACGAAGCACTTCGGAACGAAATTCGGGCTTTGGATTTACTTGTACGTAAGGCTTATTTTACAAATCAGTGGCAGGTTCGAGCAGGAGGATATATCTTGTTATTTAGTATTGCCGTAATGTTGATTGCCATTCAAATCGTTCGGACAACCACTCCCATCAATCCAATTATAGATGAATCCGTTACGGAGAATGATCAGCTATTTAAAAAGTTATCCCGAAAATGGATTTCTATTGGTGGAGGGGCTATTGTAGTGATCGCCTTGATTTTGGCTTTTCTTACACACGATAAATTGGAAAAAACCTTTAAGGAAGCCGCAATTATTGCATCTACCAATGAACCTGAACATACAGAAGAAACCCCCAACCGAAAAGTGAATACTACCTTAGTTGAAGAAAAGACCAATGAAGGTGAGGTTGTTAATCAAGCAAGTGACGTTCAACCCAACGATAAGTCAGAAGTTGAAAATGTTGCGGTAACGGAAACTCCATCTGCAAAAACCAATATTCCAATAGAGGCAGCCAGTATCCCTGATTTTGTGCTGGAAGCCAGAAAGAACTTTCCATCCTTCAGGGGTGCAAATGGTTTAGGAATCGCGTATCAAAAGAATATTCCAACAAATTGGGATGGCCCCAGCAATCAAAATATCTTGTGGAAGACCAAAACTAATCTAAAGGGGTATAACTCACCCATTATTTGGGGCGATAAGTTGTTTTTAACCGGAGCAAATAAGCAAACGAGGGAAGTATATTGTTATAACAAAAATACTGGAGCCTTACTGTGGACCAAAATAGTAGATAAAATTCCTGGATCACCGGGAACTGGTCCCGATGTTACGGAGGATACAGGTCAAGCTGCCCCAACTGCCACTGCTGATGGCAAAAATGTTTATGCGATATTCGCCAATGGCGATATCATCGCGATAGATTTCAGTGGAAAACAAGTTTGGGCAAAGAATTTGGGCGTACCACAAAACCATTACGGGCACTCTTCATCACTTTTAGTTTATGGTGATAAAGTGATTGTTCAATATGATCAGGGAAAGTCACCAAGGGTCATGGCTTTATCAACCCAAACAGGAGCCGAGTTATGGAGTACAACACGACAAGTGAAAATTTCCTGGGCATCACCGGTGATTATCAATCGCGGAAATCAAGCTGAAGTTGTATTGATCGCCGATCCAAGCATCGCGGGCTATGATATTCAAACAGGAAAAGAGCTTTGGAAAATCGATTGTATTTATGGGGAAGTCGGGCCTTCGGTTGCTTATTCTGATGGAATTGTGTTTGGGTTAAATGAATATGCCAGTTTAGTTGCCATAGGTGGGGGAAACGATCCAAAAGTGATTTGGGAAGATTTTGATTATCTTTCTGATGTGCCAAGTCCGGTTGCTACAAAAGATTTACTTTTTGTTGTAACAAGTTATGGTGTGGTGGTTTGTCACAATGCTAAAACGGGAGAAAAATACTGGGAACACGAATTTGATAATGGTTTTTATGCATCACCAATTATTGTTGAGGATAAAATATATTTAATCGATAGGGATGGGATTATGCGTATTTACAAGGCAAGTAAAGAGTTTGAATTGATTGGAGAGCCTGCTTTGGGAGAAAGTGTGGTAAGTTCACCTGCATTTGCCGATGGACAAATCTTTGTGCGGACCGAAGATCATTTATTTTGCATAAGCAAAGGAAATTAA
- a CDS encoding (2Fe-2S)-binding protein: MIKLKIDGKEIIVAEGTTVLNAAAELGIDIPTMCYLEGAGFHNHPSCMVCLVKDGNSGKLLPSCALPAAENMNIITSDQEVMNARKDALELLMSDHVGDCEAPCTLGCPADMNIPMMNRLIAQGKFAEAIEVVKEEIALPHILGYICPAPCEKVCRRNSVDKPVQICQLKKFVATEDIRGNHTFFPEKQTKSGKKVAIIGSGPAGLAAAFYLLKAGHICTIFDKNELAGGSLRYLKLDKPLPIEVLDSEINYLKTYGAEFKLNTNIDSAFINQHLKIDYDAIIIATGAIDQVNFKIDGLESNDKGIIINPNTFETSIPGLFACGSAVKSLKMAVRSVAQGKDTARSVDQFLRGEQMVKAPKMFNSKFGKLANEEIQEYLKESKNKVIENKVYEGLDPYQIADAQKEANRCMHCDCRKIDNCKLRIHSDAYQIDRRKYLLGERNKLSKHFKQDVIVYEPEKCIKCGLCVEITSKRKEEFGLTFIGRGFDVRIKVPFGKSIDEALTSTAIECANACPTGAISLID, encoded by the coding sequence ATGATTAAACTTAAGATAGACGGAAAAGAAATAATCGTTGCTGAAGGAACTACCGTTCTGAATGCAGCTGCAGAATTGGGGATAGATATTCCGACCATGTGTTATTTGGAGGGCGCAGGTTTTCACAACCATCCATCTTGCATGGTTTGTTTGGTGAAGGATGGAAACTCAGGTAAACTATTGCCAAGTTGTGCATTGCCTGCTGCCGAAAATATGAACATCATTACATCTGATCAGGAAGTAATGAATGCCCGAAAAGATGCATTGGAACTACTCATGAGCGATCATGTGGGCGATTGTGAAGCTCCATGTACTTTGGGATGTCCGGCCGATATGAATATTCCTATGATGAACCGGTTAATTGCTCAAGGAAAATTCGCTGAAGCGATTGAAGTTGTAAAAGAAGAGATTGCTTTACCTCATATTCTGGGGTACATCTGTCCTGCTCCTTGCGAAAAGGTTTGCCGCAGAAATTCAGTTGATAAACCGGTGCAAATCTGCCAATTAAAGAAATTTGTTGCTACTGAGGATATCAGAGGAAATCATACATTCTTTCCTGAGAAACAAACCAAATCAGGGAAAAAGGTGGCGATTATTGGTAGCGGTCCGGCCGGACTGGCTGCTGCATTTTATTTACTAAAGGCTGGTCATATTTGCACCATTTTCGACAAAAATGAGTTAGCAGGTGGATCATTGAGATATTTGAAATTGGATAAACCCTTGCCAATTGAAGTATTGGATTCGGAAATCAACTATTTAAAGACTTATGGGGCTGAATTTAAGCTTAATACAAATATAGATTCTGCATTCATCAATCAACATTTAAAAATCGACTACGATGCTATTATCATAGCAACAGGAGCCATTGACCAAGTAAATTTTAAAATTGATGGTCTTGAGTCAAATGATAAAGGAATAATAATCAATCCAAATACTTTTGAAACTTCAATTCCCGGGCTGTTTGCATGCGGTAGTGCTGTGAAATCTTTAAAAATGGCAGTACGTTCTGTTGCTCAAGGGAAAGATACTGCTCGTTCAGTTGATCAATTCCTTCGGGGAGAACAAATGGTAAAAGCACCCAAAATGTTCAATTCAAAATTTGGAAAGCTGGCTAATGAAGAAATTCAGGAGTATTTGAAAGAATCAAAAAATAAAGTTATTGAGAATAAAGTTTATGAGGGCTTAGATCCTTATCAAATAGCTGATGCACAAAAGGAAGCCAATCGTTGCATGCATTGCGATTGCCGGAAAATAGATAATTGTAAGCTAAGGATCCATTCGGATGCTTACCAAATTGATCGAAGAAAATATTTATTGGGCGAACGGAATAAGCTCAGTAAACACTTTAAACAAGACGTGATCGTATATGAACCTGAAAAGTGCATCAAATGTGGATTATGCGTTGAAATCACGAGTAAAAGGAAAGAAGAATTCGGTTTGACTTTTATTGGCAGAGGATTTGATGTCAGAATAAAGGTCCCGTTTGGAAAATCGATAGATGAAGCCTTGACTTCAACAGCCATCGAATGCGCAAATGCATGCCCTACAGGGGCAATTTCATTAATTGATTAA
- a CDS encoding PQQ-binding-like beta-propeller repeat protein, with product MRKDKNITSVISIPLQMGEKSQSVNKPKSFLTAKWRFESTLAVILMMVGILIVLPRQSLAQTNNCWPSFRANQELTGYTPVSIGNSIKLKWAFKTEDAIKSSAVVCNNQIYIGSNDGFLYSLSMDGKLMWKFEAKNSIEAAPLILDNTIYFGTLQGDFFALEAKSGKLRWKYQTDGQISGSAGWIYSPDKKEKWIIVGSYDFFLHCVNARTGEMIWKFEADNYINGAPATDGKIAIFGGCDGFLHMINVADGKEKDKIDVGTYIASSAAISGDQAFYGNYDGGLYATDLKSKKTLWEYKAGPFLGSPALADGKVVIGSQDKNIYCFDQQSGKVLWSFKTQRKIDGSVVIAGEKVVFGSGDGRIYVLNLKTGEKIWSYELGAALSSSPAVINGMIIIGGEDGIVYGFSTGN from the coding sequence ATGAGAAAAGATAAAAATATCACTTCTGTTATTTCAATCCCACTGCAAATGGGTGAGAAATCTCAATCTGTAAATAAACCTAAGAGTTTTCTCACCGCCAAGTGGCGATTCGAAAGTACATTAGCTGTTATTTTAATGATGGTAGGGATTTTAATTGTCTTGCCTCGACAAAGTCTTGCTCAAACTAACAATTGTTGGCCATCTTTTCGGGCAAATCAGGAACTCACGGGCTACACTCCTGTTTCCATTGGCAATTCTATCAAATTGAAATGGGCTTTTAAAACAGAGGATGCCATAAAATCATCGGCTGTAGTTTGTAATAATCAAATTTATATTGGTTCCAATGATGGATTTTTATACTCTTTGTCAATGGATGGGAAGCTAATGTGGAAATTTGAAGCGAAGAATTCAATTGAAGCAGCACCTTTGATATTGGACAACACTATTTATTTCGGAACATTACAGGGTGATTTTTTTGCACTTGAAGCAAAGTCGGGTAAATTGAGGTGGAAGTATCAAACCGATGGTCAAATATCCGGTTCAGCAGGATGGATTTATTCTCCTGATAAAAAAGAAAAATGGATTATCGTAGGTAGTTACGATTTTTTTCTTCACTGTGTGAATGCAAGAACGGGTGAAATGATTTGGAAATTTGAGGCAGATAATTATATCAATGGTGCTCCTGCAACAGATGGAAAAATTGCTATTTTCGGTGGTTGTGATGGTTTTTTGCACATGATCAATGTTGCGGATGGCAAGGAAAAAGACAAGATTGATGTAGGTACTTATATTGCTTCTTCAGCGGCAATTTCAGGAGACCAGGCCTTTTATGGAAATTATGACGGCGGTTTATATGCCACTGATTTAAAGTCTAAGAAAACATTATGGGAGTACAAAGCTGGTCCTTTCCTCGGATCACCTGCCTTAGCTGATGGCAAAGTAGTGATTGGTTCTCAGGATAAAAACATTTATTGTTTTGACCAGCAATCCGGCAAAGTTCTATGGAGTTTTAAAACTCAGAGAAAGATTGATGGTTCAGTTGTAATTGCGGGAGAAAAGGTTGTTTTTGGTTCCGGTGATGGAAGAATTTATGTGTTAAATTTAAAAACAGGTGAAAAAATATGGTCCTACGAACTAGGTGCAGCTCTTTCAAGTAGCCCCGCGGTAATTAATGGAATGATTATTATTGGTGGAGAAGATGGGATTGTTTATGGTTTTAGTACAGGTAATTAA
- a CDS encoding ferredoxin yields the protein MTKEKSNKKIDRREFLNNTFRFSLVVGIGGLGGVLAKNTLGTDMVWQLDAAKCVQCGRCATDCVLTPSAVKLIHVYDMCGYCDLCGGYFRPEAKDRSTAAENQLCPTSAIERIFIEEPFFEYHINADLCIGCAKCMKGCSSFGNGSMQIQVNHDLCVNCNECSIARVCPSDAYTRVPANDPYLFKGTSGQSKKI from the coding sequence ATGACCAAAGAAAAATCAAATAAAAAAATTGATCGCAGAGAGTTTCTGAACAATACCTTCAGGTTCTCATTGGTAGTTGGTATCGGAGGATTGGGCGGTGTCTTAGCGAAAAATACCTTGGGAACCGATATGGTTTGGCAATTGGATGCTGCGAAATGTGTTCAATGTGGCAGATGTGCAACCGATTGTGTTTTAACACCATCCGCTGTTAAGCTGATACATGTTTATGATATGTGTGGATACTGCGATCTTTGTGGTGGTTATTTCCGGCCCGAGGCAAAGGATCGTTCGACCGCTGCTGAAAACCAACTTTGCCCAACAAGTGCCATTGAGCGAATATTTATTGAAGAACCTTTTTTCGAATATCATATCAATGCAGATTTGTGCATTGGCTGCGCTAAATGTATGAAAGGATGCAGTTCATTCGGGAACGGCTCCATGCAAATTCAGGTGAATCACGATTTATGTGTGAATTGCAATGAGTGTTCCATAGCAAGAGTTTGCCCTTCTGACGCGTATACAAGGGTACCAGCAAACGATCCTTATTTGTTCAAGGGAACTTCTGGTCAGAGTAAGAAAATTTAA
- a CDS encoding glycosyltransferase family 4 protein yields the protein MKIVNIVPGFGGSFYCGNCLRDSSYVKSLRDAGHDAVTLPIYLPLTLNGEKQSDAPVFYGAINIYLKQKFPFLRKMPKWLEHIFNSPFLMKYAAKKAGSTRAHGLEEMTISMLKGHEGYQKEELEHLIDFLKHHEKPDIVHLSNALLMGLARKIKDELNIPVVCSLQDEDVWIDAMDDSYQKKLWDLFSEKGRDIDAFIAVSHFYGAVMKKRMYIPDEKLNVIHVGIDPEVFQMSALAFNPPVIGYMSRMNEENGFEVLIDAFIKLKSKAAFKDVKLRCSGGQTGDDKKFIQRQVRKLRKLNFMDDVEFVEEYREKFLNQFFQPLTLLSVPVINGEAFGLYQIESLACGVPLVQPALGAFPEIIEATKGGVTYAPNNSENLAKKLEEVLSDPEKLKLMSKQGRENVEKHFNSRILIRKMMGVYEKVVMNDK from the coding sequence ATGAAAATTGTAAATATTGTTCCCGGTTTTGGCGGATCCTTTTATTGTGGTAATTGTTTAAGGGACAGCTCTTATGTTAAATCATTAAGAGATGCAGGGCATGATGCGGTAACCTTACCAATATATTTGCCTTTAACACTGAATGGTGAAAAACAATCAGATGCCCCTGTATTTTACGGAGCCATCAATATATACTTAAAGCAAAAATTTCCTTTTCTTCGTAAGATGCCAAAATGGTTGGAGCATATTTTTAATTCACCATTCTTGATGAAATATGCTGCAAAAAAAGCAGGATCTACCCGTGCACATGGACTGGAGGAAATGACCATCTCCATGCTTAAAGGTCATGAAGGTTATCAAAAGGAAGAACTTGAGCATCTTATTGACTTTCTAAAACATCATGAAAAGCCCGATATTGTGCATCTGTCAAATGCATTGTTAATGGGTCTGGCAAGGAAAATTAAGGATGAATTGAATATTCCGGTAGTTTGTTCTTTGCAGGATGAAGATGTTTGGATAGATGCCATGGACGATTCCTATCAAAAAAAACTTTGGGATTTATTCAGTGAAAAAGGCAGAGATATCGATGCTTTTATTGCGGTGAGCCATTTTTATGGAGCAGTGATGAAAAAACGCATGTACATACCGGATGAAAAGTTAAATGTGATTCATGTTGGAATTGATCCGGAAGTTTTTCAAATGTCTGCTCTGGCATTCAATCCGCCTGTAATTGGATACATGTCGCGGATGAACGAAGAAAATGGCTTTGAGGTACTCATTGATGCTTTCATCAAATTGAAGTCAAAAGCAGCTTTTAAAGACGTGAAATTGCGATGTTCCGGTGGTCAGACAGGTGATGACAAAAAGTTTATTCAACGTCAGGTAAGAAAATTGAGAAAGCTCAATTTTATGGATGATGTAGAATTTGTTGAAGAATACCGGGAAAAATTCCTGAATCAATTTTTTCAACCCTTAACTTTGTTATCGGTTCCTGTTATAAACGGAGAAGCTTTTGGATTATATCAAATCGAATCATTAGCTTGCGGGGTTCCTTTGGTTCAGCCTGCATTGGGAGCCTTTCCTGAAATTATTGAAGCCACAAAAGGCGGAGTAACATACGCCCCAAATAATTCAGAAAATTTAGCTAAGAAACTCGAAGAAGTTTTAAGCGATCCTGAAAAATTGAAATTGATGAGTAAACAGGGGCGTGAAAACGTTGAAAAGCATTTTAACAGTCGAATCCTTATCCGTAAAATGATGGGGGTTTATGAGAAGGTAGTGATGAATGATAAGTGA
- a CDS encoding NAD(P)H-dependent oxidoreductase subunit E codes for MSKEIIEIVDQIILKHGKTVDKAIPILQAIQGEFNYLPEEAMDYVCKNTDISAARIYGISTFYSQFRHKPVGKHIIKICVGTACHVKGAMQVYDAYRRELKITDEIEDTDAQGLFTIEKVACLGCCTIAPVVQIDDITYGHLTTEKVSETLTDFINSKNNPKEAYVGSGIKTREIQGEIRLGLGSCCVASGSALVKTELENILDKNRINVSVKQVGCVGICNQVPMLEIHKPGEVPTFYAKISAAEVNSVIRKHFKPTNLIDRLRSNFYNYFEGIVFNEIPISTARYESDRRDTPVSEFLNRQINIATEYRGEIKPTDLEEYKGLGGFTAFKKCIAELSSKEIIKIIKDSGLKGRGGAGFPTGLKWELVEKQIADKKYIICNGDEGDPGAFMDRMLLESYPFRVIEGILIAAYAVGASEGIFYIRAEYPLAVKRIREALKMCEAEGLIGKNILNSEFSFNLKIFEGAGAFVCGEETALIASVEGNRGMPSMRPPFPAQAGLNGMPTLINNTETFAMVSWIIRNGEEAFNNIGSENSKGTKVFALAGKINRGGLIEVPMGISIKTIVEEIGGGIPNGKKFKAVQIGGPSGGCIPASMSDISIDYESLSGAGAMMGSGGLIVLDEDDCMVDIARYFLSFTQNQSCGKCTFCRVGTTRMLEILNKISSGKGVMADLEILEQLAHTTKKGSLCGLGKTAPNPVLSTLKHFRDEYEAHINGKCLTGKCTAMITYKITEDCNGCTKCAQRCPTDAILAKPYQLHEIDTEKCIKCDICRQVCPVNAVITV; via the coding sequence ATGAGCAAGGAAATTATTGAAATAGTAGATCAGATTATTCTTAAGCACGGCAAAACGGTTGATAAGGCCATTCCAATTTTGCAAGCGATTCAGGGTGAGTTTAATTATTTGCCTGAAGAGGCAATGGATTATGTTTGTAAGAATACAGATATCAGTGCTGCCAGAATTTATGGTATTTCTACTTTTTACTCACAGTTCAGACATAAGCCGGTTGGTAAACACATCATAAAAATTTGTGTTGGCACTGCTTGTCACGTGAAAGGGGCCATGCAGGTTTATGACGCCTATCGGCGCGAGTTAAAAATCACGGATGAAATTGAAGATACAGATGCCCAGGGACTATTCACCATTGAAAAAGTAGCCTGTTTGGGATGCTGCACCATTGCTCCGGTTGTTCAAATCGATGATATTACCTATGGGCATTTGACTACGGAAAAGGTTTCAGAAACCCTTACCGATTTTATTAATTCCAAGAATAATCCGAAAGAAGCTTATGTAGGGTCGGGTATTAAAACCAGAGAAATACAAGGAGAAATAAGGCTGGGATTGGGTTCATGCTGTGTTGCCAGTGGCAGTGCCTTGGTAAAGACCGAACTTGAAAACATACTTGATAAAAACAGGATCAATGTGAGTGTAAAGCAGGTAGGTTGTGTTGGGATTTGTAATCAGGTTCCCATGCTGGAAATCCATAAACCCGGCGAAGTACCAACATTTTATGCAAAAATTTCGGCGGCAGAAGTAAACAGCGTAATTCGGAAACACTTCAAACCAACCAATTTAATTGATCGATTAAGGAGTAATTTTTATAATTATTTCGAAGGCATTGTCTTTAATGAGATTCCTATATCAACTGCCAGATATGAAAGCGATAGAAGAGATACCCCTGTTTCTGAATTTCTGAACCGGCAAATTAATATTGCTACTGAATACCGTGGTGAAATAAAACCCACCGATTTGGAAGAGTACAAAGGTTTAGGCGGTTTCACAGCATTTAAAAAATGCATTGCTGAATTATCATCTAAAGAAATTATAAAAATTATCAAAGACAGTGGATTAAAGGGCAGGGGTGGAGCTGGCTTCCCTACAGGATTGAAATGGGAACTGGTTGAAAAACAAATAGCTGATAAAAAATACATCATTTGTAACGGAGATGAAGGTGATCCGGGTGCTTTCATGGATCGAATGCTTCTGGAATCTTATCCATTCAGGGTAATTGAAGGCATACTCATAGCAGCTTATGCGGTGGGCGCTTCCGAAGGAATTTTCTATATTAGGGCTGAATATCCGCTTGCGGTAAAAAGGATCAGGGAAGCACTCAAAATGTGCGAAGCAGAAGGCTTAATTGGTAAAAATATATTGAACAGCGAATTCTCCTTTAATTTGAAGATATTTGAAGGTGCTGGAGCTTTTGTTTGTGGTGAAGAAACTGCTTTGATTGCCTCAGTTGAAGGAAATAGGGGAATGCCCAGCATGCGACCACCATTCCCTGCGCAAGCAGGTTTAAACGGAATGCCAACTCTGATTAATAATACGGAGACTTTTGCAATGGTTTCATGGATTATAAGAAATGGGGAAGAAGCGTTCAATAATATTGGCTCAGAAAATAGCAAAGGAACAAAGGTTTTCGCACTAGCCGGGAAAATTAATCGGGGCGGTTTGATCGAGGTTCCAATGGGGATCAGCATTAAAACCATTGTAGAAGAAATTGGTGGTGGTATCCCAAACGGCAAGAAATTTAAAGCTGTTCAAATTGGTGGCCCTTCCGGTGGTTGCATTCCGGCATCGATGTCAGATATTTCAATTGATTATGAATCGCTAAGCGGTGCAGGTGCAATGATGGGATCGGGAGGTTTGATTGTTTTGGATGAAGATGATTGTATGGTGGATATTGCAAGATATTTTCTTTCGTTTACACAAAACCAAAGTTGTGGAAAATGTACTTTTTGCAGAGTTGGAACCACCCGAATGCTGGAAATTTTGAACAAAATATCCAGTGGTAAAGGGGTAATGGCTGATTTAGAAATACTTGAACAATTGGCACATACTACTAAAAAAGGCAGCCTTTGTGGTTTAGGGAAAACTGCGCCAAATCCGGTATTGTCAACTTTAAAGCATTTCAGGGATGAGTATGAAGCGCATATCAATGGGAAATGCCTGACCGGAAAGTGCACAGCCATGATTACTTACAAAATTACCGAGGATTGCAATGGATGTACCAAATGTGCTCAACGATGCCCGACAGATGCAATTTTAGCCAAACCTTATCAGTTGCATGAAATCGATACCGAGAAATGCATCAAATGTGATATCTGTAGGCAGGTTTGCCCGGTAAATGCCGTAATAACTGTATAA
- a CDS encoding 4Fe-4S binding protein encodes MKKQIIVILFLIFTAFQFTSVFAQQRFPKPEFELGHTQPPTLMPEARAPILEYLDIVVLLASLSFVTWLVLKKRSRIGVLLMSIFSIAYFGFFREGCVCSVGSLQNIVLAIFNPGYHIPISVLVFFAAPLLFSLFYGRTFCAAVCPLGAIQDFFLLRPVSMKAWLQSVLGVIPYIYLGLSILYAATSTDFVICRYDPFIGIFRLNATFMMFALGGAFLLIGMFIGRPYCRFLCPYGVLLNLTSRLSKKHLTITPAACIQCRLCEDSCPFGAINKPVAAKVAEDRKTIIKRYSWMIILIPVLMFIGGWTAASFHETLAKVNPKVRLASIIHENPTILDEDTSIDIDAFRSSGKTRAELFTEAADIVSDFYLGGWILGAFLGLVFGLTLAKLTIIRYRIDYTPNKGTCFSCARCVDYCPVEKDKIEIKTHKI; translated from the coding sequence ATGAAAAAACAGATAATTGTCATTTTATTTTTAATTTTTACCGCGTTTCAATTTACAAGTGTGTTTGCTCAGCAACGTTTTCCCAAGCCTGAATTTGAATTAGGCCATACCCAGCCTCCAACGCTGATGCCCGAAGCACGGGCACCAATCCTTGAGTATCTGGACATTGTTGTATTACTTGCAAGTTTATCTTTTGTTACATGGTTAGTACTTAAAAAGCGATCCAGAATAGGCGTTCTTTTAATGTCCATCTTTTCAATTGCTTATTTCGGATTTTTCAGGGAAGGGTGTGTTTGTTCAGTAGGCTCTTTACAAAATATCGTTTTGGCAATCTTTAACCCGGGTTACCATATTCCGATATCAGTATTGGTGTTTTTTGCGGCTCCTTTGTTATTTTCACTGTTTTATGGAAGAACATTTTGTGCAGCTGTTTGCCCTTTGGGTGCCATACAGGATTTTTTCCTCCTTCGACCGGTCAGTATGAAAGCATGGTTGCAGTCTGTTCTTGGTGTCATACCGTATATTTATCTGGGCTTATCAATACTTTATGCCGCGACATCAACAGATTTTGTGATTTGCAGATACGACCCGTTTATCGGGATATTCAGACTCAACGCTACATTCATGATGTTTGCATTAGGTGGTGCATTTTTACTGATCGGTATGTTTATCGGAAGACCATATTGCCGATTTCTTTGTCCTTATGGAGTATTGCTAAATCTAACAAGCCGACTTTCAAAAAAACATTTAACCATTACCCCGGCAGCATGTATCCAATGTCGTTTATGTGAGGATTCATGTCCGTTTGGTGCTATTAATAAGCCTGTTGCGGCTAAAGTTGCTGAGGACAGAAAGACGATTATTAAGAGATATTCATGGATGATTATTCTCATTCCGGTGCTGATGTTTATTGGTGGTTGGACTGCAGCAAGTTTTCATGAAACCCTTGCAAAAGTTAATCCTAAAGTGCGTTTAGCATCCATTATTCATGAGAATCCTACTATACTTGACGAAGATACTAGCATTGATATTGATGCTTTTCGATCATCAGGAAAAACAAGGGCAGAACTTTTTACCGAAGCGGCGGATATCGTCAGTGATTTTTACCTTGGAGGATGGATATTAGGAGCATTTCTGGGTTTGGTATTTGGATTGACCCTTGCAAAACTGACCATCATCCGTTACCGAATTGATTATACCCCAAACAAAGGAACTTGTTTCAGTTGTGCCCGCTGTGTCGATTATTGCCCGGTTGAAAAAGATAAAATAGAGATAAAAACGCATAAAATATGA